The following proteins are co-located in the Acidimicrobiales bacterium genome:
- a CDS encoding AMP-binding protein: MTDVTPDLITAHAAANPDKIAIIDDRPGQQPRQITFAELDQYTNRIANGLLDLGVEPGDKVMWLGQNSLEVMSFSHAARKAGLISVPLNYRLTDEESVYVVNNSDSVVIWADAEFAHMLDRIKGHFENVRKVVIFGGEPVAGSGQISEADFLGDASPPQRDQSTSGTMIYTSGTTGNPKGAVRHRTASNEQSAGLLQLIGYGPGDVYITCGPLYHSGPGGFANIAHVLGNTIVLQHKFDAEDWLRLIDKYKCSSTFSAPTPIRMVVNLPAEVKAKYDTSSMKIMVANAAPWPFALKQAYIEDFPPESLWEVYGSTEMGVNCVLAPEDQMRKPGSCGKPAPLVEVKLFDEDGNEVTEVGQPGELFVRASSVFDTYYKADEKYAADDRDGWHTVGDIAYRDDEGYLFICDRKKDMIISGGMNIYPAEIEAALELHPDIYEVAVIGVPSEDWGETVLAIIVQGEGAGLDTDAVQAYAREHLAGYKVPRLVEFMDEIPKTGSNKILKRELREHFAHLAS; the protein is encoded by the coding sequence ATGACCGATGTCACACCCGACCTGATCACCGCCCACGCGGCCGCAAACCCGGACAAGATCGCGATCATCGACGATCGTCCCGGCCAGCAACCGCGCCAGATCACGTTCGCCGAACTCGACCAGTACACGAACCGCATCGCAAACGGACTCCTCGATCTGGGTGTCGAGCCCGGCGACAAGGTCATGTGGCTGGGGCAGAACTCGCTAGAGGTCATGTCGTTCAGCCACGCGGCCCGCAAGGCCGGCCTCATCAGCGTTCCGCTCAACTATCGCCTGACCGACGAAGAGTCTGTCTACGTAGTCAACAACAGCGACTCGGTGGTCATCTGGGCCGACGCCGAGTTCGCCCACATGCTCGACCGCATCAAGGGCCACTTCGAGAACGTGCGCAAGGTGGTGATCTTCGGCGGCGAACCGGTAGCCGGGTCGGGCCAGATCTCAGAGGCCGATTTCCTGGGCGACGCATCGCCCCCACAGCGAGATCAGTCGACCTCGGGAACCATGATCTACACCTCTGGCACCACCGGCAATCCCAAGGGTGCGGTCAGGCACCGAACCGCCTCCAACGAGCAGAGTGCGGGGTTGCTGCAGCTCATCGGGTACGGCCCCGGCGACGTCTACATCACCTGCGGACCGCTGTATCACTCGGGGCCGGGCGGCTTCGCCAACATCGCCCATGTGCTGGGCAACACCATCGTGTTGCAGCACAAGTTCGATGCCGAAGACTGGCTGCGCCTGATCGACAAATACAAGTGCTCGTCGACGTTCTCTGCCCCCACGCCCATCCGCATGGTCGTGAACCTGCCCGCCGAGGTGAAGGCCAAGTACGACACGTCGAGCATGAAGATCATGGTCGCCAACGCGGCGCCTTGGCCCTTTGCGCTCAAGCAGGCGTACATCGAGGACTTTCCGCCCGAGTCGTTGTGGGAGGTCTACGGCTCGACCGAGATGGGGGTCAACTGTGTGCTGGCTCCAGAGGATCAGATGCGAAAGCCAGGGTCTTGCGGCAAGCCGGCCCCGTTGGTCGAGGTCAAGCTGTTCGACGAAGACGGCAACGAGGTCACAGAAGTGGGCCAGCCCGGCGAGCTGTTCGTTCGCGCTTCGTCGGTCTTCGACACCTACTACAAGGCCGACGAAAAATACGCAGCAGACGACCGCGACGGCTGGCACACCGTGGGCGACATCGCCTATCGCGACGATGAGGGCTACCTGTTCATCTGCGACCGCAAGAAGGACATGATCATCTCGGGCGGCATGAACATCTACCCCGCCGAGATCGAGGCCGCTCTCGAACTGCACCCAGACATATACGAGGTGGCGGTCATCGGTGTGCCGTCCGAAGACTGGGGCGAGACCGTTCTGGCAATCATCGTGCAGGGCGAAGGAGCAGGGCTCGACACCGATGCGGTGCAGGCCTATGCCCGCGAACATCTAGCCGGCTACAAGGTGCCCCGGCTGGTCGAGTTCATGGACGAGATCCCCAAGACCGGCTCGAACAAGATCCTCAAGCGCGAGCTTCGCGAGCACTTCGCCCATCTGGCGAGCTGA
- a CDS encoding potassium channel family protein yields the protein MTETIAIVAGVMLIAVSFADLVNTLVSTSTSPARWWPSRVIGMTLFASLRAVARRIPGDRPARERMLAAFGPLLVIALLASWVFLQITGFALVWWALGGISNVSTFGDDWYYSGVVYFTVGFGEVVPTEVIPRSGALFEAFAGVVTVALVIGYLPTLYSAYSERERQLITLDAGSTERITPTELVKAWAPDADPKKLDAKFAQWEQWAAGILETHSSVPLLAMFRSHDRQQNWVTGLGLLCDAALHAQIINGATDGYAFWFLRRAEAIFKELTQGHDLSEYETALVEGSNEDMFRFLYDDLTAHGFDLRPYEEAADYTRQARMTFAPALEYMIDFLVCPRGFWAHESTVKAWSSEHQIARFND from the coding sequence GTGACCGAAACAATCGCCATCGTTGCTGGCGTCATGCTGATTGCGGTGTCGTTCGCCGATCTGGTGAACACCCTGGTGTCTACCTCGACTTCACCGGCTCGATGGTGGCCGTCGCGTGTCATCGGGATGACCCTGTTCGCGTCGCTGCGCGCGGTTGCGAGGCGGATCCCAGGCGATCGTCCGGCACGCGAGCGCATGCTTGCCGCCTTTGGGCCCCTGCTGGTCATCGCGCTTCTGGCGTCGTGGGTGTTTCTCCAGATAACCGGGTTTGCCCTGGTGTGGTGGGCGTTGGGTGGTATCTCGAACGTGTCGACGTTCGGCGACGATTGGTACTACTCGGGCGTCGTCTATTTCACCGTCGGGTTCGGTGAGGTCGTTCCGACCGAGGTGATCCCCAGGAGTGGAGCCCTGTTCGAGGCGTTTGCCGGCGTGGTGACCGTGGCTCTGGTCATCGGTTATCTGCCAACGCTGTATTCGGCCTACTCCGAACGCGAGCGCCAGTTGATAACCCTCGATGCCGGAAGCACCGAGCGCATCACCCCCACCGAGTTGGTGAAGGCCTGGGCGCCCGATGCCGACCCCAAGAAGCTCGACGCCAAGTTCGCCCAGTGGGAGCAGTGGGCGGCGGGCATCCTCGAGACCCATTCGTCGGTGCCGCTGCTGGCGATGTTTCGTTCGCACGATCGTCAGCAGAATTGGGTGACCGGTCTGGGCCTTCTGTGCGATGCCGCATTGCACGCACAGATCATCAATGGGGCGACCGACGGCTACGCGTTCTGGTTCTTGCGTCGGGCCGAGGCGATCTTCAAGGAGCTGACCCAGGGCCATGACCTTTCGGAGTACGAGACCGCTTTGGTGGAGGGCTCCAACGAGGACATGTTCCGGTTCTTGTACGACGATCTGACAGCCCATGGGTTTGACCTGCGGCCCTATGAGGAGGCGGCCGATTACACACGTCAGGCACGTATGACGTTTGCTCCGGCGCTCGAGTACATGATCGACTTCCTGGTGTGCCCGAGGGGATTCTGGGCCCACGAGTCGACCGTCAAGGCATGGTCGAGCGAGCATCAGATCGCTCGCTTCAACGACTGA
- a CDS encoding ATP-dependent Clp protease proteolytic subunit — protein MTSSLYDRLMERRILVLGEEVTNDSANRLVSQLLLLSADDPESDICVYINSPGGSVMAGLAVYDTMQLIPNDVATVAVGLAASMGQVILCAGSPGKRFALPNAQVLMHEGSAGLAGSAADVAIQASNLMATLDRMRRIIARHTGHSLDQVERDVGRDRWFDAVQAREYGFVDHVVDHLDAIVPRRITRQVGLVAGAEVAR, from the coding sequence ATGACGAGCAGCCTCTACGACCGTTTGATGGAGCGTCGGATCCTGGTGCTGGGTGAGGAGGTGACCAATGACAGCGCCAACCGCCTGGTGTCGCAGCTGTTGTTGTTGTCGGCCGACGATCCCGAAAGCGACATCTGTGTCTACATCAACTCGCCGGGTGGTTCGGTCATGGCCGGGTTGGCCGTGTACGACACGATGCAGCTGATCCCCAACGATGTGGCCACGGTGGCGGTGGGGTTGGCGGCCAGCATGGGGCAGGTGATCTTGTGTGCGGGCTCGCCCGGAAAGCGGTTCGCGCTGCCCAACGCCCAGGTTCTGATGCACGAGGGTTCGGCCGGATTGGCGGGCTCGGCGGCCGACGTGGCGATACAGGCATCGAACCTGATGGCCACCCTCGACCGGATGAGGCGGATAATCGCCCGCCACACCGGGCATTCACTGGATCAGGTCGAGCGAGATGTGGGCCGCGACCGCTGGTTCGATGCAGTCCAGGCCCGCGAGTATGGCTTTGTCGATCACGTCGTCGATCACCTCGATGCGATCGTGCCCAGGCGAATAACCAGGCAGGTGGGACTGGTGGCCGGTGCCGAGGTTGCGCGATGA
- a CDS encoding ATP-dependent Clp protease proteolytic subunit, translating to MSSYTIPTVVETTPKGERAFDVFSRLLSERIVFVGTPIDDGVANVVVAQILHLAAAAPDQDVHIYINSPGGSFSSAMAIYDTMQFVRCDVATMCVGQAASTAALLLAAGTKGKRSALPHARVLLHQPHAALSRGSITDLALEAEEMERIRSEAEGVLAIHTGRDAAQIRSDTERALILRSAAAVEYGIVDRVMESGGEQTHDGVALRPEP from the coding sequence ATGAGCAGCTACACGATTCCGACGGTCGTCGAGACCACACCCAAGGGCGAGCGGGCCTTCGACGTCTTCAGCAGGCTCTTGTCCGAGCGCATCGTCTTCGTCGGAACGCCGATAGACGACGGGGTCGCCAATGTGGTGGTGGCGCAGATTCTCCACCTGGCGGCCGCGGCCCCTGACCAGGACGTTCACATCTACATAAACTCGCCGGGCGGTTCGTTCAGTTCGGCGATGGCGATCTACGACACCATGCAGTTCGTTCGCTGCGATGTAGCCACGATGTGTGTGGGGCAGGCGGCATCGACCGCTGCGCTGCTGCTGGCTGCGGGAACCAAGGGCAAGCGCTCGGCGCTACCCCACGCCCGGGTGTTGCTGCATCAGCCACATGCGGCGTTGAGCCGAGGCTCGATCACCGACTTGGCGCTGGAGGCCGAGGAGATGGAGCGGATCCGCAGCGAGGCCGAGGGTGTTCTGGCCATTCACACCGGGCGCGACGCCGCCCAGATACGCAGCGACACCGAGCGGGCTCTGATTCTGCGCAGCGCGGCTGCGGTCGAGTATGGAATCGTCGACAGGGTTATGGAATCAGGCGGCGAGCAGACGCATGACGGTGTTGCCTTGCGACCTGAGCCGTAG
- a CDS encoding helix-turn-helix transcriptional regulator, with protein sequence MTDRSDEGQIIEFPEPRPSKAREAVGQVLREERRTQDRTLADVAEQAWVSLQYLSEVERGRKEVSSDLLDAVCRSLGIEVADVLERAAGRLRLRSQGNTVMRLLAA encoded by the coding sequence ATGACAGACCGCAGCGACGAAGGTCAGATCATCGAGTTCCCCGAGCCTCGGCCATCAAAGGCCCGAGAGGCCGTCGGCCAGGTCCTGCGAGAAGAACGCCGCACCCAGGACCGCACTCTGGCCGACGTCGCGGAGCAGGCGTGGGTCTCGCTTCAGTACCTGTCCGAAGTCGAGCGCGGCCGAAAGGAAGTCTCGTCGGACCTGCTCGATGCCGTGTGCCGCAGCTTGGGCATCGAGGTCGCCGACGTGCTCGAGCGTGCTGCGGGCCGCCTACGGCTCAGGTCGCAAGGCAACACCGTCATGCGTCTGCTCGCCGCCTGA
- a CDS encoding queuosine salvage family protein, protein MQHHDLVDLTAGPPPPEWGVTVDLAALSRLADAWSNDSFSMPDFSYPGTPASRDESWWFDYVTLAVSVLACLWPPAGNEVWHCEMDGQWLDDAPGIFSVFTKGLGSGGLDLAAMSTMSDDHGASLFAGTGTLQLIPERVDLLRRVSTVLIERWDGSALNLVDAAGRDGHRIADLLTDTVPGYQDRPVTEVGVLPFDKLSHLAAAVMAAGVGWDAAGFSGYDDFAVYPDYMLPRVFRHFGVLVYTPALAAAIDSRTEIAAESVEEHAIRWATVYAGAALKQALAQRGNDVPAPALDYRLWSEAVLGPQAATFGEHHRTVTMRY, encoded by the coding sequence ATGCAGCATCACGACCTGGTTGATCTGACGGCCGGCCCGCCGCCGCCCGAGTGGGGTGTCACGGTGGACCTGGCGGCGTTGTCTCGCCTGGCCGATGCATGGTCGAACGACTCGTTCTCGATGCCGGACTTCAGCTACCCCGGCACGCCCGCGTCTCGTGACGAGAGTTGGTGGTTCGACTATGTGACGCTCGCCGTGTCGGTGTTGGCGTGCCTTTGGCCCCCGGCCGGCAACGAGGTTTGGCACTGCGAGATGGACGGACAGTGGCTCGACGATGCCCCGGGGATCTTCTCGGTCTTCACCAAGGGGCTCGGGTCGGGTGGCTTGGACCTGGCGGCCATGTCGACGATGTCCGACGATCACGGCGCCTCGCTGTTCGCCGGCACGGGAACCCTGCAGCTGATACCCGAGCGGGTTGACCTCCTGCGGCGTGTGTCCACCGTGCTGATAGAGCGCTGGGATGGCTCGGCGTTGAACCTGGTCGACGCCGCGGGCCGCGATGGCCACCGCATCGCCGACCTCCTGACCGACACTGTGCCCGGGTACCAAGACCGCCCGGTGACCGAGGTTGGTGTTCTGCCCTTCGACAAGCTGTCGCACTTGGCGGCCGCGGTGATGGCAGCGGGCGTGGGCTGGGACGCCGCAGGCTTCTCGGGGTACGACGACTTCGCCGTGTACCCCGACTACATGCTGCCCCGCGTGTTTCGCCACTTCGGGGTGTTGGTCTATACCCCTGCGCTGGCCGCGGCCATCGACAGCCGCACCGAGATCGCAGCCGAGTCGGTCGAGGAACACGCCATCAGATGGGCCACGGTGTACGCAGGTGCGGCGCTCAAGCAGGCTCTGGCCCAACGCGGCAACGATGTGCCGGCTCCGGCCCTGGACTATCGGTTGTGGTCGGAGGCCGTCTTGGGTCCGCAAGCGGCCACCTTCGGCGAGCACCATCGCACCGTGACCATGAGGTACTGA